One Alteribacter lacisalsi genomic window carries:
- a CDS encoding ABC transporter permease — protein sequence MHRYIIRRTLQFIPMLFLVTVVVFALAKAAPGDVLSGEMLDPNIPHEVLEQRRDALGLNDPLPVQYWSWLSSVATGDFGNSMQYTGRSVMDLIQSRIMNTFYLSMFALGVTLAIAIPIGIYSATKKYSLFDYGATTFAFLGLATPNFFAALLAIWLLSFQFGWFPAQGSTSAIGLTGFELFIDKLRHLVLPGFTLGLASTAMYMRYMRTEILEIKGSDFIRTAQAKGLTNNSVLYKHTLRNALIPIITLLGVEFGLLLSGAVITENVFNYPGLGTLFLNSIQNRDYPVIMAINLILAVTILVGNLLADIFYAVVDPRIRYD from the coding sequence ATGCACAGATATATCATTCGTCGAACGCTTCAGTTCATACCAATGTTGTTTCTTGTTACGGTTGTAGTCTTTGCATTAGCCAAGGCCGCTCCCGGAGATGTATTGTCAGGTGAAATGCTTGATCCGAATATTCCCCATGAAGTTCTGGAACAGCGAAGAGATGCATTGGGACTCAATGATCCGCTGCCCGTGCAGTACTGGAGCTGGCTTTCATCTGTAGCAACTGGTGATTTTGGAAATTCGATGCAATACACAGGCCGCTCTGTTATGGATTTGATCCAGTCAAGGATCATGAACACGTTTTACTTATCCATGTTTGCCCTTGGCGTTACATTGGCGATAGCTATCCCGATCGGGATCTATTCAGCAACAAAAAAGTATTCTCTATTTGATTATGGAGCTACGACCTTTGCCTTTTTAGGTCTGGCCACCCCGAACTTTTTTGCCGCATTACTTGCCATCTGGCTGTTAAGCTTTCAGTTTGGCTGGTTTCCGGCTCAGGGATCCACATCAGCCATTGGTCTGACCGGGTTTGAACTGTTTATTGACAAGCTCAGACACCTTGTCTTACCTGGTTTCACATTAGGTCTGGCCAGTACCGCCATGTATATGAGGTATATGCGTACCGAGATTCTAGAAATCAAAGGTAGTGACTTCATCCGTACGGCACAGGCAAAGGGTCTGACGAACAATTCTGTGCTGTATAAGCATACGCTGCGAAATGCACTTATTCCGATTATTACTTTACTCGGTGTGGAATTCGGGCTGCTGCTCAGCGGTGCCGTAATCACAGAGAATGTTTTCAATTATCCCGGGCTTGGGACACTGTTCCTGAACTCGATCCAGAACCGTGATTATCCGGTCATTATGGCCATTAACCTGATTCTGGCCGTTACAATTCTAGTCGGAAATCTATTAGCTGATATTTTCTATGCAGTTGTGGATCCGCGTATCCGTTATGATTGA
- a CDS encoding ABC transporter substrate-binding protein, producing MKFSKFWLMLILSLSLVLVLAACGDDEEASGEEDGDDVEETEDDGTEEDGDADEEATEEDEAEGDESEGEAQRGGTITAGMYSAPGHQFNPLFYSDAYEANILSFTHESLVQLDENLEYQPALAESWDINDDFTSITYTLNEGIQWHDGEPLTADDVYFTYSTIADPEYVAAGGVRTNYVLNLAGYEEYNSGETDTLEGVEVIDDRTVAFHYDEPNIKILFDTSFIIVPAHPFEGMDIADIPDASASRDAGEIVGSGPFVLSEFIEGEQYALTAFADYWGGEPYLDGITWRVIQQSVMPGLLESGELDMIAEPNGVPASDFDRVDGLDNVTTYMTQDFGYQYMGIKHHHRTTEDVENGVINPENWVENEKVSDVRVRQAIASAINRQGIVDGLLYGMGSVMEAPFPEASWAFDENAVNTYPYEPDRANELLDEAGYEDVTGDGYREDPDGNEWTLNLDYPTGNEVRERTAPIIQDELGAVGIRVELRQPREAGPHFDMVEADNTDWDLYLAGWSLAVGDPDPAGIWQSTAAYNYTRWNDETSDELIQKAVTPPDAFDVDYRAEVYNEWAGHVSEQVPMVFLYSSDNIYAYNTDLQNVKELPAGIYQDSHLWYLAQ from the coding sequence ATGAAATTTAGCAAATTTTGGCTAATGCTGATTCTATCACTATCGCTGGTTCTTGTTCTTGCGGCTTGTGGTGACGACGAAGAAGCTTCAGGTGAAGAAGATGGCGATGATGTAGAAGAAACAGAAGATGATGGTACTGAAGAGGATGGCGACGCAGACGAAGAAGCAACTGAGGAAGACGAAGCAGAAGGCGACGAAAGTGAAGGGGAAGCCCAGCGCGGCGGAACAATCACAGCAGGTATGTATTCTGCACCAGGTCACCAGTTTAACCCGCTTTTCTACTCTGATGCGTATGAAGCTAATATCTTGAGCTTTACGCATGAGTCTCTTGTCCAGCTTGACGAAAATCTGGAGTATCAGCCAGCCCTTGCAGAGAGCTGGGATATTAACGACGACTTTACATCTATCACATACACACTGAATGAAGGCATTCAATGGCACGATGGTGAGCCGCTTACAGCGGACGATGTGTACTTTACTTATTCAACAATCGCTGATCCTGAGTACGTTGCAGCAGGCGGAGTACGTACAAACTACGTATTGAACCTTGCAGGCTATGAAGAGTACAACAGCGGCGAAACCGATACATTGGAAGGTGTCGAAGTAATCGACGACCGTACGGTAGCGTTCCACTATGATGAGCCTAACATTAAGATTCTGTTTGACACTAGCTTTATCATTGTACCTGCCCACCCGTTTGAAGGAATGGATATTGCAGATATTCCTGATGCGAGTGCTTCCCGTGATGCAGGGGAAATCGTAGGTAGCGGACCATTTGTTCTTTCCGAGTTTATTGAAGGCGAGCAGTATGCACTTACTGCCTTTGCTGATTACTGGGGCGGCGAGCCTTACCTGGATGGAATTACATGGCGTGTAATCCAGCAGTCTGTAATGCCTGGTCTCCTTGAAAGCGGAGAGCTTGACATGATTGCTGAGCCAAACGGAGTCCCTGCTTCCGACTTTGATCGTGTTGATGGTCTTGACAATGTAACAACTTACATGACTCAGGACTTTGGTTATCAGTACATGGGTATTAAGCATCACCACCGTACAACTGAAGATGTTGAGAACGGTGTAATTAACCCTGAAAACTGGGTAGAGAACGAAAAAGTATCTGACGTACGTGTACGCCAGGCGATTGCAAGTGCGATTAACCGTCAGGGGATCGTAGATGGTCTTCTTTACGGAATGGGATCAGTTATGGAAGCGCCATTCCCTGAAGCTTCATGGGCTTTTGATGAGAACGCTGTAAACACGTATCCTTATGAGCCGGACCGTGCCAACGAGCTTCTTGATGAAGCTGGTTATGAAGATGTAACAGGCGACGGATACCGTGAAGATCCAGACGGAAACGAGTGGACTCTGAACCTTGATTACCCAACAGGAAACGAAGTACGCGAGCGTACTGCTCCAATCATCCAGGATGAGCTTGGCGCAGTAGGAATCCGCGTAGAGCTTCGCCAGCCGCGTGAAGCCGGTCCTCACTTTGATATGGTCGAAGCAGACAACACTGACTGGGATCTTTACCTTGCAGGCTGGAGCCTTGCTGTAGGCGATCCGGACCCTGCCGGAATCTGGCAGTCCACAGCTGCGTATAACTACACGCGCTGGAATGATGAGACGAGTGACGAGCTGATCCAGAAAGCCGTTACACCACCGGATGCTTTTGATGTTGATTACCGTGCTGAAGTCTACAATGAGTGGGCTGGTCACGTATCAGAACAGGTACCAATGGTATTCCTTTACTCTTCTGATAATATCTACGCTTACAACACGGATCTTCAGAACGTTAAAGAACTGCCAGCTGGAATCTACCAGGATTCCCACCTCTGGTATCTAGCACAATAA
- a CDS encoding ABC transporter ATP-binding protein codes for MEQTREKLLEVRNLKKYFPVKGGILQRTVGHVKAVDDVSIDIYKGETLGIVGESGSGKSTLGRTILRLLDPTDGSVLFEGNDISSIKQGKMRKYRQDMQMVFQDPYASLNPRMSVGEIIEEPMLVQRTMGKKDRKEKVVDLLKKVGLSPEARDKYPHEFSGGQRQRIGIARALSMNPKFVIGDEPVSALDVSVQSQVLNLMEDLQNEFDLTYLFIAHDLSVVKHISDRVGVMYLGRMAEIGPKKLIYSNPLHPYTKALLSSVPVPDVNRRREKIKLKGELPSPSNPPTGCTFHTRCPEAHARCKTERPDLVDQGNGQFVACHLYTNG; via the coding sequence ATGGAACAGACGAGAGAAAAACTGTTAGAAGTACGCAATCTTAAAAAATACTTTCCTGTAAAAGGCGGGATCCTCCAGCGGACGGTCGGGCACGTAAAAGCAGTCGATGATGTTTCGATTGATATTTACAAAGGTGAAACACTCGGAATCGTTGGAGAATCCGGATCGGGTAAGTCCACGCTCGGGCGCACGATTCTTCGTCTTCTTGATCCTACAGATGGAAGCGTCCTTTTTGAAGGCAACGATATCTCCTCCATTAAGCAGGGGAAGATGCGGAAGTACCGCCAGGATATGCAGATGGTGTTTCAGGATCCGTACGCATCCCTGAACCCGAGAATGAGCGTGGGGGAGATCATCGAAGAACCGATGCTCGTCCAGCGTACGATGGGAAAGAAAGATCGGAAAGAGAAGGTCGTTGATCTTCTGAAAAAGGTCGGTCTCTCTCCAGAGGCACGTGATAAATATCCTCACGAATTTTCCGGGGGGCAGCGTCAGCGGATCGGAATCGCCCGGGCTCTGAGCATGAACCCGAAGTTTGTGATCGGGGACGAGCCTGTATCAGCTCTGGATGTGTCTGTTCAGTCCCAGGTTTTGAACCTGATGGAGGACCTGCAGAATGAATTTGATCTCACCTACTTGTTTATTGCCCATGATCTTAGTGTTGTTAAACATATTTCTGACCGGGTAGGCGTCATGTACCTCGGCCGAATGGCGGAAATCGGGCCTAAAAAGCTGATTTACAGCAACCCGCTTCATCCATATACGAAAGCGCTGCTCTCGTCTGTGCCAGTTCCGGATGTGAATCGGCGCCGTGAAAAAATTAAGCTGAAAGGGGAGCTTCCGAGCCCTTCGAACCCCCCTACCGGCTGCACGTTCCATACAAGGTGTCCTGAGGCTCACGCAAGATGTAAGACAGAACGTCCGGATCTGGTTGATCAGGGAAATGGCCAGTTTGTAGCCTGCCACCTGTATACGAACGGATAA
- a CDS encoding ABC transporter ATP-binding protein: MEGGRTAKAVDGVSFHIDRGETLALVGESGSGKSITSLSVMRLIPQPPGEILDGSIKLDGKELLTLSDREMRKVRGNDIGMIFQEPMTSLNPVFTIGNQIAETLIKHKKMTKKQAYAKAVELLKVVGFARAEEIVNEYPHQLSGGMRQRAMIAIAMSCDPKLLIADEPTTALDVTIQAQILDLMVEMKEKFDSSILLITHDLGVVAEVADRVMVMYGGQIVEEAKAEELFTNPKHPYTTGLMGSIPNIDEDVERLESIQGTVPPAHRFPEGCRFAPRCKHAMEQCTQANPDLLEVTHKHKVRCYLYDPAVGEGGHQNGTDERKTVRSTQS; the protein is encoded by the coding sequence ATGGAAGGCGGCAGAACAGCTAAAGCTGTCGATGGCGTAAGTTTCCATATTGACCGGGGAGAAACACTCGCGCTGGTTGGAGAATCAGGCAGTGGAAAAAGTATTACATCATTGTCCGTTATGAGACTGATTCCGCAGCCGCCAGGAGAAATCCTGGACGGGTCAATCAAACTGGACGGAAAAGAACTTCTGACACTGTCAGACCGCGAGATGAGGAAAGTCCGGGGAAATGATATCGGCATGATCTTTCAGGAACCGATGACTTCACTGAATCCGGTATTTACAATTGGAAATCAGATTGCAGAAACATTGATTAAACATAAAAAAATGACAAAAAAGCAGGCTTATGCCAAAGCAGTGGAACTGCTTAAGGTCGTAGGTTTTGCAAGAGCCGAGGAGATTGTAAACGAATATCCTCACCAGCTGTCCGGCGGAATGAGACAGCGTGCCATGATTGCCATTGCCATGTCATGCGATCCGAAGCTGCTCATTGCGGACGAGCCGACTACCGCTCTTGACGTAACAATTCAGGCTCAGATTCTCGATCTTATGGTGGAAATGAAGGAGAAGTTTGATTCTTCGATCCTTCTGATTACTCATGATCTGGGAGTTGTAGCAGAGGTGGCAGACCGGGTGATGGTGATGTACGGTGGACAGATTGTAGAAGAAGCTAAAGCCGAGGAACTGTTTACCAATCCTAAACACCCGTATACAACAGGGCTTATGGGGAGTATCCCGAACATTGACGAAGACGTTGAACGTCTGGAATCAATTCAGGGAACTGTACCGCCGGCGCACCGGTTTCCGGAAGGTTGCCGTTTTGCCCCGCGCTGCAAACATGCGATGGAACAGTGCACGCAGGCAAATCCTGACCTGCTTGAAGTGACTCATAAACATAAAGTACGCTGCTATCTCTATGACCCGGCTGTTGGAGAAGGAGGACATCAGAATGGAACAGACGAGAGAAAAACTGTTAGAAGTACGCAATCTTAA
- the serS gene encoding serine--tRNA ligase gives MLDVKVLRKDFQGVKGKLASRNEDISALDKFQELDVTRRELIQKTEELKARRNTVSQEISQLKREKKDADDLIKEMKDVSATVKELDEKLRTVDEELDSLLLNLPNIPHDSVPVGADEEDNREARKWGDVREFSFEPKPHWDLAAELDILDFERASKVTGSRFVFYKGAGARLERALINFMMDLHEDEHGYTEVMPPYMVNRDSMTGTGQLPKFEEDAFKIREEDYFLIPTAEVPVTNMHRDEIVNEKDLPIAYTAYSACFRSEAGSAGRDTRGLIRQHQFNKVELVRFVKPEESYEQLELLTSHAEKILQLLKLPYRVMDMCTGDLGFTAAKKYDIEVWIPSYETYREISSCSNFEAFQARRANIRYRPEEKGKTDFVHTLNGSGLAIGRTVAAILENYQREDGTVEVPEVLRPYMGGKEVISSR, from the coding sequence ATGCTTGATGTGAAAGTGCTTAGAAAAGATTTTCAAGGCGTAAAAGGAAAGCTCGCAAGCAGAAACGAGGACATCAGTGCACTGGACAAATTCCAGGAGCTTGATGTCACAAGACGGGAGCTTATTCAGAAAACCGAGGAGCTTAAAGCTAGAAGAAATACTGTCTCCCAGGAAATCTCCCAGCTGAAAAGAGAGAAAAAAGATGCAGATGATCTGATTAAAGAAATGAAAGACGTGTCAGCGACAGTAAAGGAGCTCGATGAAAAGCTCCGCACGGTTGATGAAGAGCTGGACAGCCTTCTGTTAAACCTGCCGAACATTCCCCATGACAGTGTGCCGGTAGGAGCGGATGAGGAGGATAACCGGGAAGCCCGCAAGTGGGGCGACGTGAGAGAATTCTCATTTGAACCCAAGCCTCACTGGGATCTGGCTGCTGAACTGGACATTCTCGATTTCGAGAGAGCTTCAAAAGTAACAGGAAGCCGCTTCGTCTTTTACAAAGGTGCAGGAGCGCGCCTTGAAAGAGCGCTGATTAACTTTATGATGGATCTCCATGAAGACGAGCACGGATACACAGAAGTGATGCCGCCGTATATGGTGAACCGGGACAGCATGACCGGAACAGGCCAGCTGCCAAAGTTTGAAGAAGATGCCTTTAAAATCAGGGAAGAAGACTACTTCCTGATTCCGACAGCGGAAGTGCCGGTCACGAATATGCACCGTGACGAAATCGTGAATGAAAAGGACCTGCCGATTGCCTACACGGCTTACAGTGCCTGCTTCCGTTCAGAAGCCGGTTCTGCAGGCCGGGACACCCGGGGGCTGATCCGCCAGCACCAGTTTAACAAGGTGGAACTTGTCCGATTTGTTAAACCGGAGGAATCCTACGAACAGCTGGAGCTCCTGACCTCACATGCGGAGAAGATTCTGCAGCTTCTTAAGCTTCCATACCGTGTGATGGACATGTGTACCGGAGATCTCGGTTTTACTGCCGCGAAAAAGTACGATATTGAAGTTTGGATCCCAAGTTATGAAACGTACCGGGAAATCTCATCCTGCAGCAACTTTGAAGCATTTCAGGCCCGCCGTGCGAATATTCGCTACCGTCCTGAAGAAAAAGGGAAGACGGATTTCGTTCATACGTTGAACGGATCAGGACTTGCAATCGGCAGAACGGTTGCCGCTATCCTTGAGAACTACCAGAGAGAAGACGGGACGGTTGAGGTACCTGAAGTCCTGCGTCCATACATGGGCGGAAAAGAAGTTATCAGCAGCAGATAA
- the pdxT gene encoding pyridoxal 5'-phosphate synthase glutaminase subunit PdxT — MINIGVLALQGAVREHAAALEAADVNVITVKRTEELNGLDGLVFPGGESTTMRRLIDKYGFFEPLKKFSEQGNPMFGTCAGAILMAKEIVGQDPHLGVMDMTVQRNAFGRQRESFEAPLKVKGIGDDVHGVFIRAPIIVSTGPAAEVISEYDGEIVAAKQGNFLACSYHPELTDDHRMHQYFVEMIRKNRLAA; from the coding sequence ATGATTAACATTGGTGTCCTTGCTCTTCAGGGAGCAGTCCGCGAGCATGCTGCCGCACTGGAAGCAGCAGATGTAAATGTAATTACCGTGAAGCGCACAGAGGAGCTGAACGGGCTGGACGGCCTGGTTTTTCCCGGTGGGGAAAGTACAACCATGCGCCGGCTGATTGATAAATACGGCTTTTTTGAGCCGCTGAAAAAGTTTTCCGAACAGGGAAACCCGATGTTCGGTACCTGCGCAGGAGCGATTCTCATGGCCAAAGAAATTGTCGGACAGGATCCTCACCTCGGGGTGATGGATATGACCGTCCAGCGAAATGCCTTTGGCCGGCAGCGTGAGAGCTTTGAAGCCCCGCTGAAAGTAAAAGGAATCGGGGATGATGTACATGGCGTATTCATCCGCGCTCCGATTATCGTAAGTACAGGACCGGCTGCTGAAGTGATCTCCGAGTACGACGGAGAGATTGTGGCAGCAAAACAGGGAAATTTCCTGGCATGCTCCTATCATCCTGAACTTACAGATGATCATCGCATGCATCAGTACTTTGTCGAGATGATCAGAAAAAACCGTCTCGCTGCTTGA
- the pdxS gene encoding pyridoxal 5'-phosphate synthase lyase subunit PdxS: protein MKQTGTDRVKRGMAEMQKGGVIMDVVNAEQARIAEEAGAVAVMALERVPSDIRAAGGVARMADPTIVEEVTNAVSIPVMAKARIGHIVEARVLEALGVDYIDESEVLTPADEVYHLNKRDYTVPFVCGARDLGEASRRIGEGASMIRTKGEPGTGNIVEAVRHMRMMQSQIKKVAGMSEDELMTEAKNLGASYDVLLEIKRSGKLPVVNFAAGGVATPADAALMMQLGADGVFVGSGVFKSDNPEKFARAIVEATTHYEDYKLIAELSKGLGTPMKGIEISTLEKADRMQDRGW from the coding sequence ATGAAACAAACTGGAACTGATCGTGTAAAACGAGGTATGGCCGAAATGCAGAAAGGCGGCGTCATTATGGACGTTGTCAATGCTGAGCAGGCGAGAATTGCAGAAGAAGCAGGTGCCGTAGCTGTAATGGCACTTGAGCGTGTTCCTTCGGATATCCGCGCAGCGGGCGGAGTTGCCCGTATGGCAGATCCGACGATCGTCGAGGAAGTAACAAATGCCGTAAGTATTCCGGTTATGGCCAAAGCACGTATCGGTCATATTGTGGAAGCACGTGTGCTTGAAGCACTAGGTGTGGACTACATCGACGAAAGTGAAGTACTGACTCCGGCGGATGAAGTGTACCACCTTAATAAGCGCGACTACACGGTTCCGTTTGTGTGTGGTGCAAGAGACCTCGGGGAAGCTTCCCGCCGGATCGGAGAAGGGGCCTCCATGATCCGTACAAAAGGGGAGCCAGGTACAGGAAACATCGTAGAAGCGGTTCGCCATATGCGTATGATGCAGTCCCAGATTAAAAAAGTAGCAGGCATGAGTGAAGACGAGCTGATGACGGAAGCGAAGAATCTCGGTGCATCCTACGATGTTCTGCTTGAAATTAAGCGCTCCGGGAAACTTCCGGTCGTAAACTTTGCCGCAGGCGGTGTCGCTACACCGGCAGATGCTGCTCTTATGATGCAGCTTGGAGCAGACGGGGTATTTGTGGGATCCGGCGTATTCAAATCGGACAATCCTGAAAAGTTTGCCCGTGCCATTGTTGAGGCGACAACTCATTACGAGGACTACAAACTCATTGCTGAGCTTTCAAAGGGTCTTGGTACGCCTATGAAAGGAATTGAAATCTCCACACTGGAGAAAGCTGACCGTATGCAGGACCGAGGCTGGTAA
- a CDS encoding D-alanyl-D-alanine carboxypeptidase family protein encodes MGKFRTAALSLMAFLLVFSSVFTVGGNTAEASYSTEVENVLLVDGDTGKLLYAKEIDDVLPPASMTKMMSEYLILEAVNNGDISWDQPVPISDYLHELSGNRGLSNVPLTTTGTYTVEELYESVAIYSANASTMALAELIAGSEGEFVQMMNEKGKELGMGDVMREAGEEYGISNLEELSDRDIGDFQFVNSTGLPNSLLDGNHPEGTEPDDDNYMSVRATATLAYHLVNDYPEVLETASIPSKEFQPEGAGTQMQNWNWMLEGTQVSDVDYEYVDGLKTGFTSAAGYTFTGTAEKDGQRLITVVMGADSEIHRFNETKSLMEWGFQNFSTAEVFPEGMTLEDNEMVPVTQGEKDQVSVSTDESVTLMIRNGEEDAYSYEVQWDDSLFDEDGNLIAPVEAGDVIGTMHVTYDGENYGYLQGEGQEYTQVNVTANEGVERAGWFTLLFRSIGGFFSGVWTSVSDTVTGWL; translated from the coding sequence ATGGGAAAGTTTAGAACAGCGGCTTTATCGCTTATGGCCTTTCTGCTTGTTTTTTCAAGCGTATTTACAGTAGGGGGAAATACAGCGGAAGCCAGCTATTCCACAGAAGTGGAAAATGTATTGCTCGTTGATGGAGACACGGGAAAATTACTATATGCAAAAGAAATCGATGATGTCCTGCCGCCTGCCAGTATGACAAAGATGATGAGTGAATACTTAATTCTTGAAGCGGTAAATAACGGAGACATTTCATGGGACCAGCCTGTCCCTATCAGTGATTATCTGCATGAATTGTCAGGTAACAGAGGGCTCTCGAATGTTCCGTTAACTACAACGGGAACGTATACAGTGGAGGAACTTTACGAGTCGGTGGCAATTTATTCGGCTAACGCCTCCACGATGGCTTTGGCAGAGCTTATTGCCGGCTCTGAGGGCGAATTTGTTCAGATGATGAACGAAAAAGGGAAAGAACTTGGAATGGGTGACGTGATGCGTGAAGCCGGTGAGGAATACGGCATCTCCAACCTTGAAGAGCTTTCCGACCGTGATATCGGGGATTTCCAGTTTGTCAATTCCACTGGGCTGCCAAACAGTCTGCTCGACGGGAATCACCCGGAAGGGACCGAGCCTGATGATGATAACTATATGTCGGTAAGAGCGACGGCCACGCTTGCCTACCATCTAGTTAACGATTATCCGGAAGTTCTTGAAACAGCCAGTATCCCATCAAAAGAGTTTCAGCCTGAAGGCGCCGGTACTCAGATGCAGAACTGGAACTGGATGCTTGAAGGCACCCAGGTCTCAGATGTTGATTACGAATATGTGGATGGTCTGAAGACCGGCTTTACTTCTGCTGCCGGCTATACATTTACCGGAACAGCAGAAAAGGACGGGCAGCGTCTTATTACTGTCGTTATGGGAGCCGATTCTGAGATCCACCGTTTTAATGAAACGAAAAGCCTGATGGAGTGGGGATTCCAGAACTTCTCTACTGCAGAAGTTTTTCCTGAAGGTATGACACTCGAAGACAATGAAATGGTTCCTGTTACACAGGGGGAAAAGGATCAAGTATCTGTTTCCACAGATGAGAGCGTAACCCTTATGATACGTAACGGGGAAGAAGATGCCTACTCCTATGAAGTACAATGGGACGACTCCCTGTTTGATGAAGATGGAAATCTGATTGCCCCTGTAGAAGCAGGTGATGTCATCGGCACGATGCATGTCACTTATGATGGTGAAAACTATGGCTACCTTCAGGGCGAAGGACAGGAATATACGCAGGTAAATGTTACAGCAAATGAGGGAGTAGAGCGTGCCGGCTGGTTTACGCTGCTCTTCAGAAGCATCGGCGGATTCTTCTCCGGTGTCTGGACGTCTGTTTCCGACACTGTAACCGGCTGGCTGTAA
- the guaB gene encoding IMP dehydrogenase, producing the protein MWEEKFGKEGLTFDDVLLLPARSEVLPRDVSVKTKLSDKLQLNVPIISAGMDTVTEAQMAIAMAREGGLGIIHKNMSIEEQAEQVDRVKRSESGVITNPFHLSAHHQVFDAEHLMSKYRISGVPIADENLKLVGILTNRDLRFIDDYSIKIEEVMTKDDLVTAPVGTTLDEAQKILQKYKIEKLPLVDDEGILKGLITIKDIEKAIEFPNSAKDASGRLVVGAAVGVGGDSDMRTEALVEAGIDVLVIDTAHGHSRGVLDKVSEVRRKYPDLDIIAGNVATAEATRDLIEAGATIVKVGIGPGSICTTRVVAGIGVPQITAVFDCAIEARKHGASIIADGGIKYSGDIVKALAAGGHAVMLGSLLAGVSESPGEREIFQGRQFKVYRGMGSLGAMEKGSKDRYFQEGEQKLVPEGIEGRTPYKGPLKDTIHQLVGGINAGMGYCGTPTVEDLHENGRFIRITNAGLKESHPHDVQITKEAPNYSL; encoded by the coding sequence ATGTGGGAGGAAAAGTTTGGTAAGGAAGGGTTAACATTTGATGACGTGCTGCTGCTGCCCGCCCGTTCAGAGGTGCTGCCCCGGGATGTATCGGTAAAGACGAAGCTGTCTGATAAGCTGCAGCTGAATGTACCGATTATCAGTGCAGGGATGGATACTGTTACAGAAGCACAAATGGCAATTGCGATGGCCCGTGAAGGCGGACTTGGAATTATTCATAAAAACATGTCAATTGAAGAACAGGCCGAGCAGGTGGACCGCGTAAAGCGCTCTGAAAGCGGGGTAATCACCAATCCGTTCCATTTATCGGCACATCATCAGGTCTTTGACGCTGAGCATCTGATGTCGAAATACCGTATTTCCGGAGTTCCGATTGCAGATGAGAATCTAAAACTTGTCGGTATACTGACAAACCGTGATCTGCGCTTTATCGATGATTATTCGATCAAAATTGAAGAAGTGATGACAAAGGATGATCTTGTAACTGCACCAGTCGGAACAACGCTTGATGAAGCACAGAAAATCCTTCAGAAATATAAGATCGAAAAGCTCCCGCTTGTTGATGACGAAGGCATTCTAAAAGGCCTGATTACCATAAAGGATATCGAGAAAGCCATTGAATTCCCGAATTCTGCTAAAGACGCTTCAGGACGACTCGTTGTTGGAGCGGCTGTTGGTGTGGGCGGGGATTCCGATATGCGCACAGAAGCCCTTGTAGAAGCAGGTATTGATGTACTTGTCATAGATACTGCCCATGGCCACTCACGTGGTGTTCTGGATAAAGTGAGCGAAGTACGCAGGAAATATCCGGACCTTGATATTATTGCAGGGAATGTAGCCACTGCAGAAGCGACCCGGGACCTTATTGAAGCTGGGGCAACGATTGTAAAAGTAGGCATTGGCCCGGGCTCTATCTGTACGACACGAGTGGTGGCAGGGATTGGTGTTCCTCAGATTACTGCAGTCTTTGACTGCGCCATAGAGGCAAGAAAGCACGGGGCCTCTATCATTGCTGACGGGGGCATTAAATATTCCGGCGATATTGTAAAGGCACTTGCAGCAGGCGGACATGCTGTAATGCTCGGCAGCCTTCTTGCAGGGGTCTCGGAAAGCCCTGGTGAGCGTGAAATCTTCCAGGGACGTCAGTTTAAAGTCTACCGCGGCATGGGCTCCCTCGGTGCCATGGAAAAAGGCAGTAAGGACCGATACTTCCAGGAGGGAGAACAAAAGCTCGTTCCGGAAGGCATCGAAGGCCGTACGCCTTATAAGGGACCTCTGAAGGATACCATTCACCAGCTCGTTGGCGGGATAAATGCAGGAATGGGTTACTGCGGCACACCGACAGTAGAGGATCTTCACGAAAACGGCCGGTTTATCCGTATTACAAATGCAGGCTTGAAAGAAAGTCATCCGCATGATGTACAGATTACAAAAGAAGCACCAAACTATTCCCTTTAG